One Tessaracoccus lacteus DNA window includes the following coding sequences:
- a CDS encoding NAD(P)/FAD-dependent oxidoreductase — protein MAHSKGFDHLIVGAGVAAAAAAKAIRERDPSASIGIVGREPDGPYYRPNLSKSLWLDDSTSLDDGWLLGDDDGVELITGVAATRLHPQSQAVSLSNAEQIGYEQLLLATGASPRTLPTLPPGDRVFYYRTVDDYQRLREVARPGSKAVVVGGGYIGAELAAALASNDVAVTLVIPTRTVQSNLFPPDLAKRVTETFRSRGVTVKAGARVMSGTATDGGVRLETEAGTTLTADYVVFGIGVTPNIKLAECAGLKTDGGIVVDEYLSTSVPGIWAAGDVAHYPDALLEMRRVEHVDNAEHQGARAGRDMVAATRRRTLKPYTYTPIFWSDLFDYGYEAVGEIDSSYATVEDFSPDLSSGVIYYLLDGHVRGVLLWNVWDATDKAKRLIGDTSARSIRASELKGRIPLG, from the coding sequence ATGGCACACAGCAAGGGATTCGACCATCTCATCGTGGGCGCGGGAGTCGCAGCGGCGGCCGCGGCCAAGGCGATCCGTGAGCGGGACCCGTCGGCCAGCATCGGGATCGTCGGGCGGGAACCCGACGGCCCGTACTACCGGCCGAACCTCTCCAAGAGCCTGTGGCTCGACGACTCCACCAGCCTCGACGACGGATGGCTGCTGGGCGACGACGACGGGGTCGAGCTGATCACGGGCGTCGCGGCGACCCGCCTCCATCCGCAGTCGCAGGCGGTGAGCCTGTCGAACGCGGAGCAGATCGGCTACGAGCAGCTGCTGCTGGCCACCGGCGCCAGCCCCCGGACGCTACCGACGCTGCCTCCCGGCGACCGCGTCTTCTACTACCGCACCGTCGATGACTACCAGCGGCTCCGCGAGGTCGCTCGGCCCGGCTCGAAGGCCGTGGTCGTCGGGGGCGGATACATCGGCGCGGAACTGGCCGCGGCGCTCGCGTCGAACGACGTTGCGGTGACACTGGTGATCCCGACCCGGACGGTGCAGTCGAACCTGTTCCCGCCGGACCTGGCCAAGCGGGTCACGGAGACGTTCCGGTCGCGCGGCGTGACGGTGAAGGCGGGCGCCCGGGTCATGTCGGGCACGGCAACCGACGGCGGTGTGCGGCTGGAGACGGAGGCCGGCACGACGCTGACCGCCGACTACGTCGTCTTCGGCATCGGCGTCACGCCGAACATCAAGCTCGCCGAGTGCGCCGGCCTCAAGACCGACGGCGGCATCGTCGTCGACGAGTACCTCTCGACCAGCGTGCCCGGCATCTGGGCGGCGGGCGACGTCGCCCACTACCCCGACGCACTGCTCGAGATGCGCCGCGTGGAGCACGTCGACAACGCCGAGCACCAGGGCGCACGCGCCGGTCGCGACATGGTCGCAGCGACGAGGAGACGGACGCTCAAGCCCTACACCTACACGCCCATCTTCTGGTCGGATCTGTTCGACTACGGCTACGAGGCCGTCGGCGAGATCGACTCGTCGTATGCCACCGTCGAGGACTTCTCCCCGGACCTGTCGTCGGGCGTCATTTATTACCTGCTCGACGGGCACGTCCGCGGAGTTCTGCTGTGGAACGTGTGGGATGCGACGGACAAGGCGAAGAGGTTGATCGGCGATACGTCGGCCCGCTCCATCCGCGCGTCCGAACTCAAGGGCCGCATCCCGCTGGGTTGA
- the iolG gene encoding inositol 2-dehydrogenase: MLRVAIIGAGRIGRVHAESVASHPKATLVAVCDPMGTAAEDLAAVYGAKAYKDAADVFADTEVDAVIVGSPTPLHAEHVLGATRSGKAVLVEKPVAKDVEEAKALDAELATFEHPPVMVGFQRRYDPSIRGAKDLVDAGKIGDVEQVVIVARDPSAPPASYVAVSGGLFKDMSIHDFDEARFFLGDIEEVVAFGQQTLPELKDTGDFDAAMILLRGKNGTVASITNQRRCVTGYDQRLEVHGSEGSVSMDNWRDTTLHLNKAEFSGSQDPYQNFFLQRYAAAYRNELTAFIDAIVDGAPVSPTVSDGVAALVIAQAAGESAASGRAVRIEG; the protein is encoded by the coding sequence ATGCTTCGAGTAGCCATCATCGGCGCGGGCCGCATCGGCCGCGTCCACGCAGAGTCCGTCGCGTCGCACCCGAAGGCCACGCTCGTTGCCGTGTGTGACCCCATGGGCACTGCCGCCGAGGACCTGGCCGCCGTCTACGGCGCGAAGGCCTACAAGGATGCGGCGGACGTGTTCGCCGACACCGAGGTCGACGCGGTCATCGTCGGCTCCCCCACGCCGCTGCACGCCGAGCATGTGCTGGGCGCGACCCGCTCCGGCAAGGCTGTCCTCGTGGAGAAGCCCGTCGCGAAGGACGTCGAGGAGGCGAAGGCGCTGGACGCCGAGCTCGCCACGTTCGAGCACCCGCCGGTCATGGTCGGCTTCCAGCGCCGCTACGACCCGTCGATCCGAGGCGCGAAGGACCTCGTCGACGCCGGGAAGATCGGCGACGTCGAGCAGGTCGTAATCGTCGCGCGCGACCCATCGGCTCCCCCGGCGTCGTACGTCGCGGTGTCCGGCGGCCTGTTCAAGGACATGAGCATCCACGACTTCGACGAGGCCCGTTTCTTCCTGGGTGACATCGAGGAGGTCGTCGCCTTCGGTCAGCAGACGCTACCCGAACTGAAGGACACCGGCGACTTCGACGCTGCCATGATCCTGCTGCGCGGGAAGAACGGCACCGTCGCGTCGATCACGAACCAGCGTCGCTGCGTCACGGGCTACGACCAGCGCCTCGAGGTGCACGGCTCCGAGGGGTCGGTGTCCATGGACAACTGGCGCGACACGACGCTGCACCTCAACAAGGCGGAGTTCTCCGGATCGCAGGATCCGTACCAGAACTTCTTCCTGCAGCGCTACGCGGCCGCCTACCGCAACGAGCTGACGGCGTTCATCGACGCGATCGTCGACGGCGCGCCCGTCTCCCCGACGGTCTCCGACGGCGTCGCGGCCCTTGTCATCGCGCAGGCGGCCGGCGAGTCGGCTGCCTCCGGCAGGGCAGTCAGGATCGAGGGCTGA
- a CDS encoding transaldolase family protein — protein MPDITFTPGPLLTAAQSTATALWNDSSDLDELRQSIAFGGVGATCNPVIAYTTISQHLDVWAPRIEQIAADHPTWGESAIGWQAVKDMSKEAAALLKPIFDEHNGRNGRLSVQTDPRFHRDAKALADQAEEFHNLADNIVVKIPATKTGLEAIEDATSRGVSINVTVSFSVPQAVRAAEAIERGLQRREAAGHDVSRMGPVVTIMVGRLDDWLKHVVARDKIFIDPSALEWAGVAAMKRAYAIFQERGFRSRVLAAAFRNVLQWSEVVGGDLVVSPPFKWQTIINASDYEVVLDRINEPVSPYYLEQLSRIPDFLRAYEEDGMSIEEFEDFGPTRKTLRQFLEADADLDRLVRDIIVPAP, from the coding sequence ATGCCAGACATCACCTTTACCCCCGGCCCACTGCTGACCGCCGCCCAGAGCACGGCAACGGCACTGTGGAATGACTCGTCGGACCTCGACGAGCTGCGTCAGTCCATCGCCTTCGGCGGCGTCGGAGCCACGTGCAACCCGGTGATCGCGTACACCACGATCAGCCAGCACCTCGACGTGTGGGCGCCCCGCATCGAGCAGATCGCCGCGGACCACCCGACCTGGGGCGAGTCCGCCATCGGCTGGCAGGCCGTCAAGGACATGTCGAAGGAGGCTGCGGCGCTGCTCAAGCCCATCTTCGATGAGCACAACGGGCGCAACGGCCGCCTTTCGGTGCAGACCGACCCCCGCTTCCACCGCGACGCCAAGGCGCTGGCCGACCAGGCGGAGGAGTTCCACAACCTCGCCGACAACATCGTCGTGAAGATCCCCGCGACGAAGACCGGGCTCGAGGCCATCGAGGACGCCACGTCCCGCGGTGTCAGCATCAACGTCACGGTGTCCTTCTCCGTGCCGCAGGCCGTCCGCGCCGCCGAGGCGATCGAGCGTGGCCTGCAGCGTCGTGAGGCCGCCGGCCACGACGTGTCCCGCATGGGCCCCGTCGTCACGATCATGGTCGGCAGGCTCGACGACTGGCTGAAGCACGTCGTCGCCCGCGACAAGATCTTCATCGATCCGTCCGCACTCGAGTGGGCCGGCGTCGCCGCCATGAAGCGCGCCTACGCCATCTTCCAGGAGCGCGGTTTCCGCTCCCGCGTGCTGGCCGCCGCGTTCCGCAACGTGCTGCAGTGGTCCGAGGTCGTCGGTGGCGATCTCGTCGTGTCGCCGCCGTTCAAGTGGCAGACCATCATCAACGCCTCCGACTACGAGGTGGTGCTGGACCGCATCAACGAGCCGGTCAGCCCGTACTACCTGGAGCAGCTGAGCCGCATCCCCGACTTCCTGCGCGCCTACGAAGAGGACGGCATGAGCATCGAGGAGTTCGAGGACTTCGGCCCCACCCGCAAGACCCTGCGCCAGTTCCTCGAGGCCGACGCCGACCTCGACCGCCTGGTCCGCGACATCATCGTCCCGGCCCCCTGA
- a CDS encoding GntR family transcriptional regulator produces the protein MEDIYAPRIVIDRASATPLYEQIAAPIEAAILSGELSAGSMIEDEVSMASRLDVARPTARRALQELANKGLLSRRRGVGTRVTPPHVHRPMKLSSLNEDLVEAGFAPTTRVLNYQVREATPLEAEQLGLGPDEGVLEVSRLRFADDHPLAILKNLIPLDIAPTWQDLGSKGLYQCLADHGISIAAATQEIGARGATAEEAKTLGEEAGAPLLTMHRVGRTAEGRAVEVGNHVYRPSRYSFRFSLFTS, from the coding sequence ATGGAAGACATCTACGCGCCGCGCATCGTGATCGATCGCGCGTCGGCCACACCCCTGTACGAGCAGATCGCCGCCCCCATCGAGGCAGCGATCCTGTCCGGGGAGCTCTCCGCCGGATCCATGATCGAGGACGAGGTCTCGATGGCGAGCCGGCTGGACGTGGCAAGGCCGACCGCGCGCCGCGCCCTGCAGGAGCTCGCAAACAAAGGACTGCTCTCCCGACGCCGCGGCGTCGGCACGCGGGTCACCCCGCCACACGTGCACCGGCCGATGAAGCTGTCGTCGTTGAACGAGGACCTTGTCGAGGCAGGCTTCGCGCCCACCACGCGCGTGCTGAACTACCAGGTGCGCGAGGCCACACCGCTCGAGGCGGAGCAACTCGGGCTCGGCCCCGACGAGGGCGTTCTCGAGGTGAGCCGCCTGCGGTTCGCCGACGACCATCCGCTGGCGATCCTCAAGAACCTCATCCCGTTGGACATCGCCCCGACGTGGCAGGACCTCGGCAGCAAGGGCCTCTACCAGTGCCTGGCCGACCACGGCATCTCCATCGCGGCGGCCACGCAGGAGATCGGCGCCCGGGGCGCCACCGCGGAGGAGGCCAAGACGCTGGGCGAGGAGGCCGGCGCCCCGCTTCTGACCATGCACCGAGTCGGCCGCACGGCTGAGGGTCGGGCCGTCGAGGTGGGCAACCATGTCTACCGGCCGAGCCGCTACTCGTTCCGCTTCTCGCTGTTCACGAGCTGA
- the iolC gene encoding 5-dehydro-2-deoxygluconokinase, with amino-acid sequence MDDSQVPQVLVVGRCSVDLYPFEVGVRLEDVASFGKYLGGSATNVAVACARYGHRVTALTGVGDDPFGRFVVNELERFGVDASHVVVNRRFNTPVTFCEIFPPENFPLYFYRQPTTPDLEIAPGDLPDLDRYEIIWLTGTGLAVEPSRSAHHAILAARRDATVVLDLDYRERFWIGESTPRRVFSDVLGSVDVAIGNVEECRIATGEAEPERAADALLDAGVSIAIVKQGGYGTLAKSSTERVFVPATHIDVLNGLGAGDAFGGAVCHGLLSGWELGETIAFASAAGAIVASRIACAPAMPTDDEVRALIAQHPEVADDVEVWRR; translated from the coding sequence GTGGATGACTCGCAGGTTCCGCAGGTGCTGGTCGTCGGTCGATGCAGCGTTGACCTGTACCCGTTCGAGGTGGGCGTGCGCCTGGAGGACGTCGCGTCCTTCGGCAAGTACCTCGGCGGCTCCGCGACCAACGTCGCCGTCGCCTGCGCCCGCTACGGGCACCGCGTCACCGCGCTGACGGGAGTGGGGGACGATCCCTTCGGTCGGTTCGTCGTCAACGAGCTCGAGCGCTTCGGGGTCGACGCATCCCACGTCGTCGTGAACCGCCGCTTCAACACCCCCGTCACGTTCTGCGAGATCTTCCCGCCCGAGAACTTCCCCCTCTACTTCTACCGCCAGCCGACGACCCCTGACCTGGAGATTGCGCCGGGGGATCTGCCGGACCTCGACCGCTACGAGATCATCTGGCTGACCGGCACCGGCCTGGCTGTCGAGCCCTCCCGCTCCGCGCACCACGCGATCCTCGCGGCCCGCCGTGACGCGACGGTCGTGCTCGATCTTGACTACCGCGAGCGCTTCTGGATCGGTGAGTCCACGCCTCGCCGCGTCTTCTCCGACGTCCTCGGTTCCGTCGACGTGGCCATCGGCAACGTCGAGGAGTGCCGCATCGCGACGGGGGAGGCGGAGCCTGAGCGGGCAGCAGACGCGCTCCTCGACGCCGGCGTGTCCATCGCCATCGTGAAGCAGGGGGGCTACGGAACCCTGGCGAAGAGCAGCACTGAGCGGGTCTTCGTGCCCGCGACCCACATCGACGTGCTGAACGGCCTCGGGGCGGGCGATGCCTTCGGCGGAGCCGTGTGCCACGGCCTGCTGTCGGGCTGGGAGCTTGGTGAGACAATCGCCTTCGCCTCCGCGGCCGGCGCGATCGTCGCGTCCCGCATCGCCTGCGCCCCCGCCATGCCCACCGACGACGAGGTGCGTGCGCTCATCGCGCAGCATCCGGAGGTCGCAGACGACGTCGAGGTGTGGCGCAGATGA
- the iolB gene encoding 5-deoxy-glucuronate isomerase, which yields MSDNDKYVFRAGSTEHGRFETDVDQARAGWQWCAIRVLSLRAGETEAFSTGDDELLVLPLEGGCIVEVDGIAYELDGRAEVWTAITDYLYIPRGTDVTIFSAQGGRFALPASRATSDHPVRYCPATDVATGLRGTGNCSRQVNNYALGNAVSTSHLLVCEVLTPGGNWSSYPPHKHDEHTDVERVLEEIYYYEIRPGRGDEPGMALQRIYPSPAGDIDVCTEVHSRDVVVMPYGYHGPSVAAPGYDLYYLNVMAGPAEDATWLMTDDPHHTWIRDTWDDAVVDPRLPMTPLNPQE from the coding sequence GTGAGCGACAACGACAAGTATGTGTTCAGGGCAGGGAGCACCGAACACGGCAGGTTCGAGACCGACGTCGACCAGGCGCGAGCCGGCTGGCAGTGGTGCGCGATCCGCGTCCTCAGCCTGCGTGCCGGCGAGACGGAGGCCTTTTCCACCGGCGACGACGAGCTGCTGGTCCTGCCGCTCGAGGGCGGGTGCATCGTCGAGGTGGACGGCATCGCCTACGAGCTGGACGGCCGCGCCGAGGTGTGGACGGCCATCACGGACTACCTCTACATCCCGCGCGGCACGGACGTGACCATCTTCTCGGCCCAGGGAGGGAGGTTCGCGCTGCCAGCCTCGCGCGCGACCTCCGACCACCCGGTGCGCTACTGCCCGGCGACCGACGTCGCCACCGGCCTGCGGGGCACGGGCAACTGCTCGCGCCAGGTCAACAACTACGCCCTCGGCAACGCGGTGAGCACCTCGCATCTGCTCGTCTGCGAGGTTCTGACCCCCGGCGGCAACTGGTCGAGCTACCCGCCGCACAAGCACGACGAGCACACCGACGTCGAGCGCGTGCTGGAGGAGATCTACTACTACGAGATCCGGCCGGGTCGAGGCGACGAGCCCGGCATGGCGCTGCAGCGCATCTACCCGTCGCCCGCCGGGGACATCGACGTCTGCACCGAGGTCCACAGCCGCGACGTCGTTGTCATGCCCTACGGGTACCACGGTCCGTCGGTCGCCGCCCCCGGCTACGACCTCTACTACCTCAACGTCATGGCCGGCCCCGCCGAGGACGCCACGTGGCTCATGACTGATGACCCCCACCACACCTGGATCCGGGACACCTGGGACGACGCCGTCGTCGACCCCCGGCTCCCCATGACCCCTCTCAACCCTCAGGAGTGA
- the iolD gene encoding 3D-(3,5/4)-trihydroxycyclohexane-1,2-dione acylhydrolase (decyclizing) → MSETVRLTVGQATIRFLVNQFVEVDGESKRLIAGAYGIFGHGNVAGIGQALLQNEIDPTPDGGEMPYIMGRNEQGMVNAAAAFAKQTNRQQTWMCTASIGPGSLNMVTGAAVATSNRLPVLLFPSDQFASRNPDPVLQQIEDPVSLLTAATDCFRPVSKFFDRITRPEQLIPSLLAAMRVLTDPADTGAVVVALPQDVQAEAFDYPQEFFAPRTWRIRRPAPEPVAIERAAEIIRGAERPLVVAGGGVVYSLADEQLRAFASATGIPVADTQAGKGAINFDHPCAVGGVGSTGAKSANVLAEQADVVIGIGTRYSDFTTASHTQFKNPDVKFVNINVAAFDAYKNSAETVVADAREALVALTAALEGHRVADAYSQEIEELRDEWAAITHECYHLGHGPLPAQTEVFGALNELMGDDDVMINAAGSMPGDLQCLWQARKSSQYHVEYAFSCMGYEIPAALGVKLARPDSEVVAIVGDGTYQMLPMELATIVQERVKVIFVLLQNYGFASIGALSESHGSQRFGTRYRKGDDHTADGELLPVDIAANAESWGITVLRVSTIAEFKDAYAQAAASPTSVLIHIETDLMGPNPPGSSWWEVAISEVSRLESTQRAREWYEGEKLAQRHYLN, encoded by the coding sequence ATGAGCGAAACCGTGCGACTGACCGTGGGTCAGGCGACGATCCGCTTCCTCGTCAACCAGTTCGTCGAGGTCGACGGAGAATCGAAGCGGCTCATCGCCGGCGCCTACGGCATCTTCGGCCACGGCAACGTGGCAGGCATCGGCCAGGCGCTTCTGCAGAACGAGATCGACCCGACCCCCGACGGCGGCGAGATGCCCTACATCATGGGCCGCAACGAGCAGGGCATGGTCAATGCCGCCGCGGCGTTTGCGAAGCAGACAAACCGCCAGCAGACCTGGATGTGCACCGCCTCCATCGGGCCCGGCTCGCTGAACATGGTCACCGGAGCCGCCGTCGCGACCTCCAACCGGCTGCCCGTCCTCCTGTTCCCCTCGGACCAGTTCGCCAGCCGCAATCCCGACCCGGTGCTGCAGCAGATCGAGGACCCGGTCTCGCTGCTGACCGCTGCGACGGACTGCTTCCGCCCGGTCTCGAAGTTCTTCGACCGCATCACCCGGCCGGAGCAGCTGATCCCGTCCCTCCTGGCGGCCATGCGCGTCCTCACGGACCCGGCGGACACGGGTGCCGTCGTCGTTGCGCTGCCGCAGGACGTGCAGGCCGAGGCGTTCGACTACCCGCAGGAGTTTTTCGCCCCGCGTACCTGGCGGATCCGTCGGCCCGCTCCCGAGCCCGTGGCGATCGAGCGCGCCGCCGAGATCATCCGCGGAGCCGAGCGGCCCCTGGTGGTCGCCGGTGGCGGCGTGGTCTACTCGCTGGCAGACGAACAGCTGCGCGCCTTCGCGTCGGCCACCGGTATCCCCGTCGCTGACACGCAGGCAGGCAAGGGTGCCATCAACTTCGACCACCCCTGCGCGGTCGGCGGTGTCGGCTCCACCGGCGCGAAGTCCGCCAACGTGCTGGCCGAGCAGGCCGACGTCGTTATCGGCATCGGCACCCGCTACTCCGACTTCACCACGGCCTCGCACACGCAGTTCAAGAACCCGGACGTGAAGTTCGTCAACATCAACGTCGCGGCCTTCGACGCCTACAAGAACTCCGCGGAGACCGTCGTCGCCGACGCCCGCGAGGCACTTGTCGCACTCACCGCGGCCCTGGAGGGCCACCGCGTCGCCGACGCGTACTCCCAGGAGATCGAGGAGCTGCGCGACGAGTGGGCCGCCATCACGCACGAGTGCTACCACCTGGGCCACGGCCCGCTGCCCGCGCAGACCGAGGTGTTCGGCGCCCTCAACGAGCTGATGGGCGACGACGACGTGATGATCAACGCCGCGGGCTCCATGCCCGGCGACCTGCAGTGCCTCTGGCAGGCCCGGAAGTCGTCGCAGTACCACGTCGAGTACGCCTTCTCCTGCATGGGCTACGAGATCCCGGCCGCGCTCGGCGTGAAACTCGCCAGGCCGGACTCCGAGGTCGTCGCGATCGTCGGCGACGGGACGTACCAGATGCTCCCGATGGAGCTCGCGACCATCGTCCAGGAGCGTGTCAAGGTCATCTTCGTGCTGCTCCAGAACTACGGCTTCGCGTCCATCGGCGCGCTGTCCGAGTCGCACGGGTCCCAGCGCTTCGGCACCCGCTACCGCAAGGGCGACGACCACACCGCCGACGGCGAGCTGCTGCCCGTCGACATCGCTGCGAACGCTGAGTCCTGGGGCATCACGGTGCTGCGCGTCAGCACCATTGCCGAGTTCAAGGACGCCTACGCACAGGCTGCGGCCTCCCCGACGTCCGTGCTGATCCACATCGAGACAGATCTGATGGGCCCCAACCCGCCCGGCAGCAGCTGGTGGGAGGTCGCGATCTCCGAGGTCTCGCGGCTGGAGTCCACCCAGCGGGCCCGCGAGTGGTACGAGGGCGAGAAGCTCGCCCAGCGCCACTACCTGAACTGA
- a CDS encoding sugar phosphate isomerase/epimerase family protein, translating into MKIAGAPISWGVCEVPDWGYQMSPDRVLTEMQEIGLTATEFGPQGWLPVDAVERAEVVGRFGLKPVGAFFLAVMHDPGFDPIPQVNKELDAFEAAGGEFLVLAADSGRDGYDDRPVLDEEGWQTLFANLSRITEVCAARGVTATLHPHWGTMVQNVDEVERVLDNSTVGLCLDTGHLAAGGADVVELVRRYADRVDIVHAKDVDKSLTDKLLPGELTWSQGIKAGMFTPIGQGDIDFATIVGLLNEAGFDGYWVLEQDIMLDEEPPADGGPVANAKASFEALAALP; encoded by the coding sequence ATGAAGATCGCCGGAGCCCCCATCTCGTGGGGCGTGTGTGAGGTCCCCGACTGGGGCTACCAGATGTCCCCCGACCGCGTCCTGACCGAGATGCAGGAGATCGGCCTGACGGCCACGGAGTTCGGCCCGCAGGGCTGGCTCCCCGTCGACGCCGTCGAGCGCGCCGAGGTCGTCGGCCGGTTCGGGCTCAAGCCCGTCGGCGCCTTCTTCCTCGCCGTGATGCACGACCCTGGCTTCGACCCGATCCCCCAGGTCAACAAGGAGCTCGACGCGTTCGAGGCCGCCGGTGGAGAGTTCCTCGTCCTGGCAGCCGATTCCGGCCGTGACGGCTACGACGACCGCCCCGTCCTAGATGAGGAGGGCTGGCAGACGCTGTTCGCCAACCTCTCGCGCATCACCGAGGTCTGCGCCGCGCGCGGCGTCACCGCCACGCTCCACCCGCACTGGGGGACCATGGTCCAGAACGTCGACGAGGTCGAGCGCGTGCTCGACAACTCCACCGTCGGGCTCTGCCTCGACACGGGCCACCTGGCCGCCGGCGGCGCCGACGTCGTCGAGCTGGTCCGCCGCTACGCCGACCGCGTCGACATCGTGCACGCCAAGGACGTCGACAAGTCCCTGACCGACAAGCTGCTGCCGGGCGAGCTCACGTGGAGCCAGGGCATCAAGGCCGGCATGTTCACCCCGATCGGCCAGGGTGACATTGACTTCGCGACCATCGTCGGCCTCCTGAACGAGGCCGGCTTCGACGGCTACTGGGTGCTGGAGCAGGACATCATGCTCGACGAGGAGCCGCCGGCCGACGGCGGCCCCGTCGCCAACGCCAAGGCGTCCTTCGAGGCGCTGGCCGCGCTGCCCTGA
- a CDS encoding sugar ABC transporter substrate-binding protein — protein MKKTLLAALMSTTLLFSACSMGASEDGSGSASGDASGKVKVGVILKTLSSEYWQYVAAGVKQAEKDLDVTVSLQGPASETAYDEQNSMLETMLADNSIQAMVVSPLQPDSVVSVLGDTEKPIVFVDTDADFEKKVSYVGTGNEAAAKAGGEYAAEVAGSGAKAVWIGGVQGNTTSDEREAGFTAGLESGGVTVTVKQYGEGLGDKAASIMENVLTSSPDVSVVVTNNDDMAAGAARSVQAAGKDMTIVGFDGIKAGVQNVIDGTVTATVAQDPFNMGYKSVEAAVKAAKGETVESFIDTGSTVITKENAEEYLTKLNDQLAGS, from the coding sequence ATGAAGAAGACTCTTCTCGCGGCACTGATGAGCACCACGCTCCTGTTCTCCGCGTGCAGCATGGGCGCGAGCGAGGACGGCTCGGGCTCGGCCAGTGGCGACGCGTCCGGCAAGGTCAAGGTCGGCGTGATCCTGAAGACCCTCTCCAGCGAGTACTGGCAGTACGTAGCGGCCGGCGTGAAGCAGGCGGAGAAGGACCTGGACGTCACGGTGTCCCTGCAGGGCCCGGCTTCCGAGACCGCCTACGACGAGCAGAACAGCATGCTCGAGACGATGCTGGCCGACAACTCGATCCAGGCCATGGTCGTCTCGCCGCTGCAGCCCGACTCTGTGGTCTCCGTGCTCGGCGACACCGAGAAGCCCATCGTGTTCGTCGACACCGACGCAGACTTCGAGAAGAAGGTCTCCTACGTCGGCACCGGCAACGAGGCGGCCGCCAAGGCCGGCGGCGAGTACGCGGCCGAGGTCGCGGGCTCCGGCGCAAAGGCCGTCTGGATCGGCGGCGTGCAGGGCAACACCACCTCCGACGAGCGCGAGGCGGGCTTCACCGCGGGCCTCGAGTCCGGCGGAGTGACCGTCACCGTCAAGCAGTACGGCGAGGGCCTCGGCGATAAGGCCGCCTCCATCATGGAGAACGTCCTGACCTCCAGCCCCGACGTCTCGGTCGTCGTCACCAACAACGACGACATGGCTGCTGGCGCCGCCCGCTCCGTCCAGGCCGCGGGCAAGGACATGACGATCGTCGGCTTCGACGGCATCAAGGCCGGCGTGCAGAACGTCATCGACGGCACCGTCACCGCCACCGTCGCCCAGGACCCGTTCAACATGGGCTACAAGTCGGTCGAGGCCGCTGTCAAGGCCGCCAAGGGCGAGACGGTCGAGTCGTTCATCGACACCGGCTCCACGGTCATCACCAAGGAGAACGCCGAGGAGTACCTGACCAAGCTCAACGACCAGCTGGCCGGCTCCTGA